A genome region from Candidatus Nealsonbacteria bacterium includes the following:
- the nusA gene encoding transcription termination/antitermination protein NusA, whose translation MDIKSFISAISQIVEEKDIPRETVKEITEQAIAAAYKKDYGKRGQKILAELNLETGKTKFWQEKLVVNQSMILSEEELVEKKEEKGQMQEEEKKVRFNPEKHILLEEAKKENKKIKPGEVLSIPLKVKIDFGRIAAQTAKQVILQKIREAERSVIFREYKDKEGEIISGIVQRIEGGNVFLDIGKTLGILPTEEQVQKEFYRPGQRLKVYILKVEDNPKGPAVFLSRAYPKIISKLFELEVPEISQDQVQIKSIAREAGSRSKIAVFSQTEGVDPIGSAVGQRGARVTAVISELGGEKIDIIEYSEDPEKYIANALSPAKVQEVKILPKNKALVMVPEDQLSLAIGKNGQNVRLAAKLTGWKIDVKSSEEAKKEEVKIEEPGKEEKPGEESEKEPSFASTSAKAPADAEALAGKSADKKASEGKEKPKRRSASSADAPKKRKKKKENSQKK comes from the coding sequence ATGGACATCAAATCTTTTATTTCAGCCATCTCTCAAATTGTCGAAGAAAAAGACATTCCCCGAGAAACGGTTAAAGAAATTACAGAACAGGCAATAGCTGCAGCCTATAAAAAAGATTATGGAAAACGAGGACAAAAAATTTTAGCTGAGCTTAACCTTGAAACTGGTAAAACCAAATTCTGGCAAGAAAAATTGGTGGTCAACCAATCGATGATCCTTTCGGAAGAAGAATTGGTGGAAAAAAAAGAAGAAAAAGGCCAGATGCAAGAAGAAGAAAAAAAAGTCCGGTTTAATCCAGAAAAACACATTCTTCTTGAAGAGGCGAAAAAAGAGAACAAAAAAATAAAACCAGGGGAAGTGCTTTCAATTCCCTTGAAAGTTAAAATAGATTTTGGCCGAATTGCAGCTCAAACTGCAAAACAAGTCATTTTACAAAAGATTAGAGAAGCGGAAAGAAGCGTGATTTTCAGGGAATATAAAGACAAAGAGGGAGAAATAATCTCAGGAATAGTCCAAAGAATTGAAGGTGGGAATGTCTTTCTAGATATTGGTAAAACTTTGGGAATTTTGCCCACAGAAGAACAGGTCCAAAAAGAATTCTATCGGCCGGGCCAAAGGCTCAAAGTCTACATTTTAAAAGTAGAAGACAATCCTAAAGGACCAGCTGTCTTTCTTTCCCGAGCTTATCCAAAAATAATTTCCAAACTCTTTGAGTTAGAAGTGCCGGAAATCAGCCAAGATCAGGTCCAAATCAAATCAATCGCCAGAGAAGCAGGGTCCCGATCGAAAATTGCGGTTTTCTCTCAAACAGAAGGAGTGGATCCTATTGGATCAGCGGTCGGACAAAGAGGAGCAAGGGTAACGGCAGTAATTTCAGAACTAGGAGGAGAAAAAATTGATATTATCGAATATTCAGAAGATCCAGAAAAATATATTGCCAATGCCTTAAGTCCAGCTAAGGTTCAAGAAGTAAAAATTCTTCCAAAAAATAAAGCCTTAGTCATGGTTCCGGAAGATCAACTGTCTTTAGCTATCGGTAAAAATGGTCAAAACGTCAGATTAGCTGCCAAGCTGACTGGATGGAAAATTGATGTAAAAAGTTCAGAAGAAGCAAAAAAAGAAGAAGTAAAAATCGAAGAACCCGGGAAAGAGGAGAAACCCGGAGAAGAATCAGAAAAAGAACCTTCTTTCGCTTCCACCTCCGCTAAAGCTCCCGCCGACGCTGAAGCTTTGGCGGGCAAGTCGGCGGACAAGAAGGCTTCGGAGGGCAAGGAAAAACCGAAAAGGAGATCAGCCTCTTCGGCGGATGCGCCGAAGAAGCGCAAAAAGAAAAAAGAAAACTCTCAAAAAAAATAG
- a CDS encoding sodium-translocating pyrophosphatase, translated as MIFIIAIISSISAIIFALFLSWEVQKSSSGSKKMIEISEAIREGAKTFLKRQYKTIGIVALVIFFILLKFLGLKSALGFSVGAIFSATSGILGMMVSTQANVRVAEAAKKGLASALSLAFRGGSVTGLLVAGLGLLSVSGFYFLTKDLTALIALGFGGSLISIFARLGGGIYTKAADVGADLVGKIEAGIPEDDPRNPAVIADQVGDNVGDCAGMAADLFETYAVTLIAVMILGNLIFLGQSQAILLPILLATIALMGSVIAVFFVRLGKNQNIMAALYRGLIGAGLISAVGFYPAIKAAEIELSLPSFSLYFSALVGLLMTAFVFLITEYFTSTKYRPVKTIAKASETGHATNIIAGLAVGMRSTAPIVILISLGILISFWLGGIYGVALATLSLLSLTGIVIAIDAYGPITDNASGIAEMAGLDSKIRKVTDSLDAVGNTTKAITKAYAITSAGLAAIILFSVYTQELQGLGFKIQFSLGDPRVLVGLFIGGLLPYLFAAQAMEAVGRAASKVVDEVRRQFREIKGLMEGKAKPDYKRCVDIVTKSALREMILPALLPVVTPVLIGLVLGPEALGGLLIGSIITGLFVAISMTSGGAAWDNAKKYIEEGNLGGKGSFAHQSAVTGDTVGDPYKDTAGPAINPMIKVLNIVALLIVGFLV; from the coding sequence ATGATTTTTATAATTGCTATAATTTCTTCCATCTCCGCTATAATTTTTGCCCTTTTCCTGAGTTGGGAAGTTCAAAAAAGTTCTTCAGGATCGAAAAAAATGATTGAGATATCAGAAGCAATCCGAGAGGGGGCCAAAACCTTTCTGAAAAGGCAATACAAAACAATTGGCATTGTAGCTTTAGTCATATTCTTTATCCTTTTAAAATTCCTCGGCCTAAAGTCCGCTTTGGGGTTTTCGGTTGGAGCTATATTTTCCGCTACATCTGGAATCTTGGGAATGATGGTTTCTACTCAAGCCAATGTCAGAGTAGCAGAGGCTGCCAAAAAAGGATTGGCTTCGGCCTTATCTCTGGCTTTTCGAGGGGGATCAGTAACTGGTCTCTTGGTGGCTGGACTTGGACTCTTAAGCGTCTCTGGTTTTTATTTTTTGACCAAAGACTTGACTGCCCTGATAGCTTTAGGGTTTGGCGGAAGTCTAATTTCTATTTTTGCTAGATTAGGAGGGGGCATCTATACTAAGGCTGCTGATGTAGGGGCTGATCTGGTTGGAAAAATAGAGGCTGGTATTCCTGAAGACGATCCCCGAAATCCAGCTGTAATTGCAGACCAGGTTGGTGACAATGTTGGTGATTGCGCCGGAATGGCAGCTGACCTCTTTGAAACTTATGCTGTTACTTTGATTGCCGTCATGATTTTGGGTAATTTAATTTTTCTCGGTCAATCCCAAGCCATTCTCTTGCCCATCCTGCTGGCTACCATTGCTCTCATGGGTTCAGTAATTGCTGTCTTTTTCGTCAGGCTCGGCAAAAACCAGAATATAATGGCAGCTCTCTATCGAGGACTAATTGGAGCCGGCCTCATTTCAGCTGTCGGTTTCTATCCTGCAATCAAGGCAGCCGAGATTGAGCTCTCTCTTCCTTCATTTTCTCTTTATTTTTCAGCCTTAGTAGGTTTACTAATGACGGCTTTTGTCTTTTTAATTACTGAATATTTTACTTCAACAAAATACCGTCCAGTAAAAACCATAGCCAAAGCGTCTGAAACCGGCCATGCCACCAATATTATTGCGGGTCTCGCTGTTGGCATGAGGTCTACGGCGCCTATTGTAATTCTGATTTCTTTAGGAATTTTAATTAGTTTCTGGCTGGGAGGAATTTACGGCGTAGCTTTAGCCACCCTAAGTCTTCTTTCTCTTACCGGTATAGTTATCGCCATTGATGCTTATGGCCCTATTACTGATAATGCTTCGGGTATTGCTGAAATGGCAGGTTTGGACTCTAAAATCAGAAAAGTTACAGACTCTTTAGATGCTGTTGGCAACACAACCAAGGCTATCACCAAGGCTTATGCTATAACTTCAGCCGGCCTTGCTGCCATAATTCTTTTTTCTGTTTATACTCAAGAATTACAGGGATTGGGGTTTAAAATCCAATTTTCTTTAGGAGACCCGAGAGTTTTGGTTGGGCTTTTTATTGGCGGGTTATTGCCCTATCTTTTTGCCGCCCAAGCCATGGAAGCTGTGGGTAGGGCCGCCTCAAAAGTGGTTGATGAAGTTAGAAGACAATTTAGAGAAATTAAAGGATTAATGGAAGGGAAGGCCAAACCAGACTATAAAAGATGCGTTGATATTGTTACCAAATCTGCTCTAAGAGAAATGATTTTGCCTGCTTTGCTGCCGGTTGTTACCCCCGTTTTAATCGGCTTGGTTTTAGGACCAGAAGCTTTGGGAGGGCTTTTAATCGGTTCAATCATTACTGGTCTTTTTGTGGCAATATCTATGACTTCAGGGGGAGCCGCCTGGGATAATGCTAAAAAATATATTGAAGAAGGGAACTTGGGCGGCAAAGGTTCTTTTGCCCACCAGTCAGCTGTTACCGGCGACACGGTTGGTGACCCCTATAAAGATACTGCAGGGCCTGCTATTAATCCCATGATAAAGGTTTTGAATATAGTCGCATTACTAATTGTCGGATTTTTAGTCTAA
- a CDS encoding ATP-dependent Clp protease proteolytic subunit, producing MIMNLIPTVIEKSQYGERAYDIYSRLLKDRIIFLAGPIIDPVANSIIAQMLFLASHNHNKEIKLYINTPGGSVTAGLAIYDTMQYVKCQISTVCIGLAGSMGATLLAAGAKGKRFSLPNAEILLHQVAGGVTGEAIEIEITARQIIKIKEKLNKILARHTGQPFEKIEKDTDRDFYLSAPEAKEYGIIDEVIKPKG from the coding sequence ATAATTATGAATTTAATTCCAACTGTCATTGAAAAATCACAATATGGAGAGCGGGCATATGATATTTATTCCCGGCTTTTGAAAGACAGAATAATTTTTTTGGCAGGTCCCATTATTGATCCTGTTGCTAATTCAATCATTGCCCAAATGCTTTTTTTGGCCAGTCACAACCATAATAAAGAAATTAAGCTTTACATTAATACTCCCGGAGGTTCAGTTACTGCCGGCTTAGCAATTTATGACACTATGCAGTATGTCAAATGCCAAATTTCAACAGTTTGTATTGGTTTGGCAGGCTCAATGGGAGCCACTCTTCTGGCGGCTGGGGCCAAAGGAAAACGTTTTTCCCTACCCAATGCTGAAATTTTACTTCACCAGGTAGCTGGCGGAGTAACCGGTGAGGCTATAGAAATAGAAATAACTGCCCGCCAAATTATTAAAATTAAAGAAAAACTTAATAAAATCTTAGCTCGACATACCGGCCAGCCCTTTGAAAAGATTGAGAAAGATACCGACAGAGATTTTTATTTGTCGGCTCCTGAAGCTAAAGAATACGGAATCATTGATGAAGTAATTAAACCTAAAGGATAA
- the tig gene encoding trigger factor: MDFSIEKLPKSQLEIKIQISAPEFQGFIDKAIFQLGQNLKVKGFRKGKVPKEIIEKEIGQDKILKEAAQLAIRENYLRVISKNKITAVANPKTEILSSLQADKELLFKVKISVLPEIILPDYKKIAVSCKKKKVLVEEKEIKEALSFLQRSRAKFSQIARPAQKGDFVEIEFSSPNIEGGAKQKDAFLLGQGRLIPGFEEKLEGMEASEKKTFSLQFPKEHFQPPTTFMEGGATQTNDTKSGGGLAGKEVNLEVKMISVQKMEPPEINDQFARSLGQFENVAALKQNIIRGLNLEKEGLEKQRIHREILKKIIEKISWEIPQVLIIAEENRMLENFKKEIADKFQISFEDYLKKVNQTEEAVKQPLRQEAETRIKGFLVLNKIATTENIEITEEEIKNRIDKVLSNYQDIKEAKKQLDLEKLKLYIEGEIRNEKTFEKLESFSEND; this comes from the coding sequence ATGGATTTTTCAATAGAAAAATTACCAAAATCTCAGCTTGAAATTAAAATTCAAATTTCGGCTCCAGAATTTCAAGGTTTTATTGATAAAGCAATTTTCCAGCTCGGCCAGAATCTTAAGGTTAAAGGATTCCGCAAAGGAAAAGTGCCAAAAGAAATTATAGAAAAAGAAATTGGTCAGGATAAAATTTTAAAAGAAGCTGCCCAACTGGCTATTAGAGAAAATTATCTTAGGGTTATTTCTAAAAATAAAATTACAGCTGTGGCTAATCCAAAAACTGAAATTCTATCTTCTCTCCAAGCAGATAAAGAACTATTGTTTAAAGTTAAAATTTCGGTTTTACCAGAAATTATCCTGCCAGATTATAAAAAAATTGCAGTTTCCTGTAAAAAGAAAAAAGTTTTAGTAGAAGAAAAAGAAATTAAAGAAGCACTCTCGTTTCTTCAACGCAGCCGGGCAAAATTTAGCCAAATTGCCAGGCCAGCCCAAAAAGGAGATTTTGTTGAGATTGAATTTTCTTCCCCCAACATTGAAGGAGGCGCAAAACAAAAAGATGCTTTTTTGTTGGGTCAAGGCCGTTTAATCCCTGGTTTTGAAGAAAAACTAGAAGGAATGGAAGCTAGCGAGAAAAAAACATTTTCCCTGCAGTTTCCAAAAGAACATTTCCAACCCCCCACTACTTTTATGGAAGGGGGGGCTACCCAAACAAACGACACTAAAAGCGGTGGGGGGTTAGCTGGCAAAGAGGTGAATCTTGAGGTTAAAATGATATCTGTTCAGAAAATGGAGCCCCCAGAAATTAACGACCAGTTTGCCCGGTCTTTGGGTCAATTTGAGAATGTCGCTGCTTTAAAACAAAATATTATTCGAGGATTAAATTTAGAGAAAGAAGGCCTTGAGAAACAAAGAATTCACCGGGAAATCTTAAAAAAAATAATAGAGAAAATTTCCTGGGAAATTCCCCAGGTTTTAATTATAGCAGAGGAAAATCGAATGCTTGAGAATTTTAAAAAAGAGATAGCTGACAAATTCCAGATTAGTTTTGAAGATTATTTAAAAAAAGTCAATCAAACAGAGGAAGCTGTCAAACAGCCTCTGCGTCAAGAAGCGGAAACAAGGATTAAAGGATTTTTAGTTTTAAATAAGATTGCAACAACTGAAAATATCGAAATTACAGAAGAAGAAATTAAAAATAGAATTGACAAAGTTCTGAGCAATTATCAAGATATAAAAGAGGCTAAAAAACAACTTGACCTGGAAAAATTAAAATTATATATTGAAGGTGAAATAAGAAACGAAAAAACTTTTGAAAAGCTTGAGAGTTTTTCAGAAAATGATTAA